The Sorangiineae bacterium MSr11367 genome window below encodes:
- a CDS encoding SDR family NAD(P)-dependent oxidoreductase has product MANKANGSEAKRGPGNEESVHGWLRETLGQLLEVPPADVEFRVRFRELGLASSQVTELVARLSEYVDRPLAPTLPWEYPTPFALAEYLSGDAASDAPAMARHAPKGARSDDPIAVVGMGCRLPGGVHSPETFWALLREGRHGIREVPAERWDVEAFLDDDMAAPGKMTTRWGGFLEGADGFEPAFFGISPREAQQIDPQQRLVLELAWEAIEDARTDPLRLRDCAVGVFVGAMGSDYLRLTDADPRLIDSHTAPGLDTSIISARVSYQLGLIGTSVTINTACSSSLMAIHLACQSLRSGDSAMALAGGVHLMLSPHGTVGMTKFGAMNPAGQCRAFDAAANGYVRGEGGGIVVLKPLRRAIADGDRIYCVIRGSATNNDGFSNGLTAPNPKAQEAMLVQAYANAGIEPGSVDYVEAHGPGTILGDPIEAGALGAVLGPSHSAERPLRIGSVKTNLGHLEPAAGIAGLMKVALSLHHGMLPASLNFEHPNPHIPFERWHLKVQTELENWPLSDGPGRAGISSFGFGGTNCHVVLEAAPKSRALLLPLSAESPEELQERIRELVPVAAQLRGWNEAATFCRTVARRWGHGGAFRVAVLARSLEELASGLDAHASSTALARQAVAPPPRLVFVCPGHGPQWLGMARSLLVEEPVFRAEIEACERIIHELRGWSILDELCAEESRSHLNDVDVVQLVLFSVEVALGALWRSWGIEPDALVGHSFGEAVSAYLAGVLSLHDAILVVAERARLVRDAGSGRGSMLAVTGADEGFLASLEGLALAVFNSPTSVVLSGSRAAIERAEIELGPRGVKFDRVKIDYASHSPHMESLLDPLRASLQALSPRPARVRLRSTARDAWLRGPECGPDYWARNLREPVRFRQAVAALASEPSASFRVFLELSPHPVLLKAVDQTTQALNANARVLPSCRRGEDERGSMLESLGALFEMGFEPNWGAVLGEDSPVDALRPGPYVPFLLSAKSNEALRAQAGRLHTHLTEHPELALVDVASSLARTRSLFDHRAAVVASDRVTLLEALENLSKGSPAPGTVLGQAAAGGKVVFVFPGQGSQWAGMARALLDTSPVFRERIEACERALSPHVDWSLLAVLRGQEDAPSLDRVDVVQPALFAVMVSLAALWRSLGIVPDAVVGHSQGEIAAAFVAGALSLDDAAKVVALRARILTRLSGQGAMATVELGASELQPRLARFGHRLSVAAINSPRTTLISGDPEAVDALLGELGSAQIFARKVRVDYASHCAQIESIAEELVQQLTGLTPRASTVPLYSAVTGATLEGTELEGAYWYRNIRQTVRFSEAVESLLSDGHRFFVEVSPHPVLSLALPETFERSGLADAATVVGSLRREEGDFARVLLSLAELHGRGLHLDWDAFFGPFRPKRVDLPRYAFQRQRFWLESPKTPRTDVTSAGQSSAEHPLLVAAVPLADTEGFLFTGRLSLAEHPWLAGHVVFGNVILPGTAYVELALLAAHRLGLDRVVELTLEAPLAIPAKDAVVVQMSLAAPDEGGQRALTLHARPEDAPQDAPWTRHASGLLAPRAAQVPFDLSIWPPEGAVPLPIDGLYDRLAEAGLAYGADFQGLRAAWARGEELFAEVHLPDPKDADHFGLHPALLDATLHALALQSTDGVIDVALPFAWTGISLHSVHASTLRVRFERHAEHTVSLQVADATGEPVASVESLTLRVATAGQLQGLLRAHDDALLRVDWTELATPLQPLPGHWAVLGTDAPLTRGLQAGTLPRDVYPDLAFLSDAVAKGAPLPHVVLAPFVAVAPSSDVVLAAHQATERALALLQAWLRDERLASCSLVLLTQRAIAARLDEDVADLVHAPLWGLVRSAQSENPDRSIVLVDVDDSDASRLALLGALVSSEPQLALRDGQLLVPRLARPRGPDALVPPPAPAWRLDIPSKGTLESLALISYPEATAPLPHGHVRVAVHAAGLNFRDVLSALGMYPGEPVSLGAEGAGIVTEVGPGVSNVAPGDRVMGLFSSAFGPTAVADHRRLIRMPLGWSFLEAASIPIIFLTAYYALVDLAGLQSGERVLVHAGTGGVGTAALQLARHLGAEVFATASPSKWDALRALGLDDAHIASSRNLDFEAHFHRSTDGRGVDVVLDSLAREFVDASLRLLPRGGRFIEMGKTDIRDAGTVAASHPGVAYQAFDLIEVAPDRIQEMLSEVLALFERGVLRPPPITPCDIRKAPHAFRTLAQARHVGKFVLTLPRPLDPEGTVLITGGTGMLGSLLARHLVQHHGVKHLLLTSRQGPRAPGTDSLQRELQSAGASVTFAACDAADRSALEAVFASIPSEHPLTAVVHAAGTLEDGVLASLTPERLHAVLRAKLDAALHLHELTCTLDLSAFVLFSSVAGLLGTPGQANYAAANAFLDGLAHHRRARGLAALSLDWGYWADKSAMTAHLADADLQRMARGGIRPLASEQGLALFDAALARSDAALVAAAFDTVALRARTEDLAPMLRGLVRTHAARPVANRAAAAMTLQQRLVSLPADERKRALLDLLRTEVGVILGLPSSTPIDPNRPLKELGLDSLMAVELRNRLATASHLRLPATLLFDYPTAHALVKLLLEKLVQDEPRSEVPIAAQLDGLERALLAMAENDGARALAMARLRSLVSRWGGAPNGGTELAPRNDFESATDEQLFATFDEEFTGQVNEQY; this is encoded by the coding sequence ATGGCGAACAAGGCCAATGGTTCCGAGGCGAAGAGGGGCCCTGGGAATGAGGAATCGGTTCATGGCTGGCTGCGCGAAACGCTCGGCCAGCTCCTCGAGGTCCCGCCGGCGGACGTCGAATTCCGTGTTCGCTTTCGGGAACTCGGTCTTGCGTCCTCGCAGGTGACCGAACTCGTCGCACGCTTGTCCGAGTACGTGGATCGCCCGCTCGCGCCCACGTTGCCTTGGGAATACCCGACGCCGTTCGCCCTCGCGGAATACCTTTCCGGGGATGCTGCGAGCGATGCGCCGGCGATGGCCCGGCACGCCCCGAAGGGCGCGCGTTCGGACGACCCCATCGCGGTCGTCGGCATGGGCTGCCGGCTGCCGGGCGGTGTTCACTCGCCGGAGACCTTTTGGGCGCTGCTGCGCGAAGGTCGGCACGGAATCCGAGAAGTCCCCGCAGAGCGATGGGACGTCGAGGCATTTCTGGACGATGACATGGCCGCGCCGGGCAAGATGACCACGCGATGGGGAGGATTCCTCGAAGGCGCGGATGGCTTCGAACCGGCCTTTTTCGGCATCTCACCGCGCGAGGCGCAGCAGATCGATCCGCAGCAACGTCTCGTGCTCGAACTCGCCTGGGAGGCCATCGAGGACGCGCGAACCGATCCCCTTCGGCTGCGCGACTGCGCCGTGGGCGTCTTCGTCGGCGCCATGGGAAGCGACTACCTGCGGCTAACGGACGCGGATCCACGCTTGATCGATTCGCACACGGCCCCGGGCCTGGACACGTCCATCATCTCGGCACGTGTGAGCTATCAGCTCGGCCTGATAGGCACGAGCGTGACGATCAATACGGCGTGCTCTTCGTCGCTCATGGCCATTCACCTGGCGTGTCAGTCCTTGCGATCGGGCGACAGCGCGATGGCGCTCGCCGGTGGCGTGCATCTGATGCTGTCACCGCACGGCACCGTGGGGATGACCAAGTTCGGGGCCATGAATCCGGCGGGACAGTGCCGAGCCTTCGATGCTGCGGCCAATGGGTACGTGCGGGGAGAAGGCGGCGGCATCGTCGTTCTCAAGCCACTCCGCCGCGCCATCGCGGATGGCGATCGTATCTATTGTGTCATCCGAGGAAGTGCGACGAACAACGACGGCTTCTCGAATGGGCTGACCGCGCCCAACCCGAAAGCGCAGGAGGCGATGCTCGTGCAAGCCTATGCGAACGCCGGGATCGAGCCGGGATCGGTGGACTACGTCGAGGCTCACGGTCCGGGAACGATACTCGGGGATCCGATCGAAGCGGGTGCGCTCGGCGCGGTGTTGGGGCCGAGCCATTCCGCCGAGCGGCCTTTGCGTATTGGCTCGGTCAAGACGAACCTGGGTCACCTGGAGCCCGCCGCGGGGATCGCGGGGCTCATGAAGGTGGCGCTGTCGCTGCATCACGGGATGCTGCCCGCTAGTTTGAATTTCGAGCACCCCAATCCGCATATTCCATTCGAACGGTGGCACCTCAAGGTGCAGACCGAACTCGAAAATTGGCCTCTTTCGGACGGGCCAGGTCGAGCGGGGATCAGTTCGTTCGGCTTCGGTGGGACCAATTGCCATGTGGTGCTCGAAGCCGCGCCCAAGAGTCGCGCGCTGCTACTTCCGCTCTCCGCGGAGAGTCCGGAGGAATTGCAAGAACGGATACGTGAGCTCGTCCCCGTCGCCGCGCAACTGCGCGGTTGGAACGAGGCCGCGACCTTTTGCCGGACGGTCGCCCGTCGCTGGGGCCATGGCGGGGCCTTCCGCGTGGCCGTGCTGGCGCGCTCCCTCGAAGAGCTCGCGTCGGGGCTCGACGCGCACGCGTCATCCACTGCCCTGGCTCGGCAGGCGGTCGCGCCTCCGCCTCGTCTGGTGTTCGTCTGCCCGGGCCACGGCCCACAGTGGCTGGGCATGGCGCGCTCGCTCCTCGTCGAAGAGCCGGTGTTTCGAGCGGAGATCGAGGCGTGCGAACGCATCATTCATGAACTCCGTGGGTGGTCCATCCTCGACGAGCTTTGCGCCGAAGAGAGTCGCTCGCACCTGAATGACGTCGACGTCGTTCAATTGGTGCTCTTTAGCGTGGAGGTCGCACTCGGGGCCTTGTGGCGCTCGTGGGGGATCGAGCCCGACGCGCTGGTGGGTCATAGTTTCGGAGAGGCCGTTTCGGCGTACCTGGCCGGTGTGTTGTCACTCCACGACGCCATTCTCGTCGTCGCCGAGCGCGCGCGGCTGGTGCGCGACGCGGGCTCGGGCCGCGGTTCGATGCTCGCCGTCACGGGCGCAGATGAAGGGTTCCTGGCCTCCCTGGAAGGTTTGGCCCTTGCGGTGTTCAACAGCCCGACGTCCGTCGTGCTTTCGGGATCGCGGGCGGCCATCGAGCGCGCGGAAATCGAGCTCGGGCCTCGGGGCGTGAAGTTCGATCGGGTCAAAATCGATTATGCGTCCCACAGCCCTCACATGGAGTCGCTCTTGGATCCCTTGAGGGCGAGCTTGCAGGCGCTCTCGCCCCGCCCGGCCCGGGTCCGGCTGCGTTCGACGGCGCGCGATGCGTGGCTTCGAGGTCCCGAATGCGGCCCCGATTATTGGGCGCGCAATCTACGGGAGCCCGTGCGCTTTCGGCAGGCCGTGGCCGCACTTGCCTCGGAGCCATCTGCCTCGTTCCGTGTCTTTTTGGAGCTGAGTCCTCACCCGGTTTTGCTCAAGGCGGTCGACCAGACGACGCAGGCGCTGAACGCAAACGCTCGGGTGCTGCCTTCGTGCCGGCGGGGCGAAGACGAGCGCGGGAGCATGCTCGAGAGTCTCGGGGCGCTTTTCGAGATGGGCTTCGAGCCGAACTGGGGTGCGGTGCTCGGGGAGGACTCCCCGGTCGATGCGCTTCGGCCAGGCCCGTACGTTCCCTTCCTTCTGTCGGCCAAGAGCAACGAGGCGCTTCGCGCGCAGGCCGGGCGGTTGCACACGCACCTCACGGAGCATCCCGAGCTCGCGCTCGTCGATGTCGCCTCCTCGCTCGCCCGTACCCGCTCCCTCTTCGACCATCGCGCCGCCGTCGTCGCTTCCGATCGCGTCACGTTGCTCGAGGCCCTCGAGAATCTTTCCAAAGGCAGCCCCGCTCCCGGCACCGTTCTCGGTCAGGCCGCGGCGGGAGGTAAGGTCGTCTTCGTCTTTCCGGGGCAGGGCTCGCAGTGGGCGGGTATGGCCCGCGCGCTTCTCGATACCTCCCCCGTCTTTCGTGAACGAATCGAAGCGTGCGAACGCGCGCTGTCGCCTCACGTGGATTGGTCGCTCCTCGCCGTGCTTCGCGGGCAAGAGGATGCTCCTTCGCTCGACCGCGTCGATGTCGTGCAGCCCGCCCTCTTCGCCGTGATGGTCTCGCTCGCCGCGCTCTGGCGCTCCTTGGGCATCGTGCCCGACGCCGTCGTCGGCCATAGTCAGGGGGAGATCGCGGCCGCGTTCGTAGCTGGTGCCCTCTCCCTCGACGACGCGGCGAAGGTGGTCGCGCTCCGCGCACGTATCCTCACCCGCCTCTCGGGACAGGGCGCGATGGCCACCGTCGAACTGGGAGCCTCCGAGCTGCAACCGCGCCTCGCGCGCTTCGGCCATCGGCTCTCCGTTGCCGCCATCAATAGCCCGCGCACCACCCTGATCTCCGGTGACCCCGAAGCCGTCGACGCGCTTCTCGGCGAGCTGGGCTCGGCGCAGATTTTCGCGCGGAAGGTGCGCGTCGACTACGCTTCGCACTGCGCCCAGATCGAGTCCATCGCCGAGGAGCTCGTGCAGCAGCTCACCGGTCTCACGCCGCGGGCTTCCACGGTGCCGCTCTACTCCGCCGTCACCGGCGCCACGCTCGAAGGGACCGAGCTGGAGGGCGCCTATTGGTATCGAAATATCCGCCAAACGGTGCGCTTTTCCGAGGCCGTCGAGAGCCTCCTCTCGGACGGCCATCGCTTTTTCGTCGAAGTCAGCCCTCATCCCGTCCTCTCCCTTGCGCTGCCCGAGACATTCGAAAGGTCCGGGCTCGCGGACGCGGCGACGGTGGTTGGCTCGCTTCGTCGTGAGGAGGGGGACTTCGCGCGCGTTCTTCTGTCGCTCGCGGAGCTCCACGGCCGCGGGCTCCACCTCGATTGGGACGCCTTCTTCGGGCCCTTCCGTCCCAAACGTGTCGATCTGCCCCGCTACGCTTTTCAGCGCCAACGCTTTTGGCTCGAGTCTCCCAAGACGCCACGCACGGACGTGACGTCGGCGGGCCAATCTTCCGCCGAGCATCCCTTGCTCGTGGCCGCCGTCCCGTTGGCGGACACCGAGGGCTTTCTCTTCACCGGGCGATTGTCGCTCGCCGAGCATCCCTGGCTGGCGGGGCACGTGGTCTTCGGCAACGTCATTCTGCCAGGCACCGCCTATGTCGAGCTCGCGCTTCTCGCCGCCCATCGCTTGGGGCTCGACCGGGTCGTCGAGCTTACCCTCGAAGCGCCCCTCGCCATTCCTGCCAAAGACGCCGTCGTCGTGCAGATGTCCCTCGCCGCACCGGACGAGGGCGGTCAAAGGGCGCTGACCCTGCATGCGCGTCCCGAGGACGCTCCGCAGGATGCCCCTTGGACGCGGCACGCCAGCGGGCTCCTTGCTCCGCGCGCGGCCCAGGTCCCCTTCGACTTGAGCATCTGGCCTCCCGAGGGGGCCGTGCCGCTCCCCATCGATGGCCTCTACGACCGACTTGCCGAGGCGGGACTCGCCTACGGAGCCGATTTTCAGGGGCTGCGCGCGGCCTGGGCGCGCGGCGAGGAGCTCTTCGCCGAAGTCCACCTCCCCGATCCAAAGGACGCCGACCACTTCGGACTTCACCCGGCCCTGCTCGATGCCACGCTCCACGCCCTTGCTCTCCAGAGCACCGACGGCGTCATCGACGTCGCGTTGCCCTTCGCGTGGACCGGCATCTCGCTTCACTCCGTCCACGCTTCCACACTCCGGGTGCGCTTCGAGCGTCACGCCGAGCATACCGTGTCCCTCCAGGTCGCCGATGCGACCGGCGAGCCCGTGGCTTCGGTGGAATCGCTCACCCTGCGGGTCGCGACCGCCGGACAGCTGCAGGGCCTTCTCCGCGCGCACGACGATGCGCTCCTCCGCGTCGATTGGACCGAGCTCGCAACGCCTTTGCAGCCGCTGCCCGGTCACTGGGCGGTGCTCGGTACGGACGCCCCGCTCACACGCGGCCTCCAAGCTGGCACGCTGCCACGCGATGTCTATCCCGACCTCGCTTTCCTGTCCGACGCCGTCGCAAAGGGCGCACCTTTGCCCCATGTCGTCCTGGCGCCCTTCGTTGCCGTAGCACCGTCCTCGGACGTCGTGTTGGCCGCGCACCAAGCCACCGAGCGGGCTCTCGCGCTGCTCCAAGCCTGGCTCCGCGACGAGCGGCTCGCCTCCTGCTCCCTCGTCCTGCTCACCCAACGCGCCATCGCCGCGAGGCTCGACGAAGACGTCGCCGATCTCGTCCATGCGCCGCTCTGGGGCCTCGTGCGCTCGGCGCAATCCGAGAACCCCGATCGATCCATCGTTCTCGTCGACGTCGACGACTCCGACGCCTCCCGACTCGCTCTCCTCGGCGCACTCGTTTCCTCCGAACCTCAGCTTGCGCTCCGCGACGGTCAACTTCTCGTCCCTCGACTCGCGCGCCCTCGAGGGCCGGATGCCCTCGTCCCACCGCCCGCGCCGGCGTGGCGTCTGGATATTCCCTCCAAGGGCACGCTCGAGAGCCTCGCGCTGATCTCCTACCCCGAGGCCACCGCGCCGCTCCCTCATGGACACGTCCGCGTCGCCGTCCACGCCGCCGGTCTCAATTTTCGCGATGTGCTCAGTGCCCTCGGCATGTACCCGGGTGAGCCGGTTTCGCTCGGCGCCGAGGGTGCCGGGATCGTCACCGAGGTCGGACCCGGCGTCTCCAATGTGGCCCCCGGTGATCGGGTCATGGGCCTGTTTTCCTCGGCCTTTGGCCCCACCGCCGTCGCCGATCATCGCCGGCTCATTCGCATGCCGCTCGGCTGGTCCTTTCTGGAAGCCGCCAGCATTCCCATCATCTTCCTGACCGCCTACTACGCGCTGGTCGACCTCGCAGGGCTTCAGTCCGGCGAGCGCGTGCTCGTCCACGCGGGCACGGGCGGTGTCGGCACCGCCGCGCTGCAGCTTGCTCGCCATCTGGGCGCGGAAGTCTTTGCCACCGCAAGCCCCAGCAAGTGGGACGCCTTGCGCGCCCTCGGTTTGGACGACGCCCATATCGCGTCCTCCCGAAACCTCGACTTCGAGGCCCACTTCCATCGTTCCACCGATGGGCGCGGTGTCGATGTCGTCCTCGACTCGCTCGCACGGGAGTTCGTCGACGCGTCCCTGCGTCTGTTGCCTCGCGGTGGCCGCTTCATCGAGATGGGAAAGACCGATATCCGCGATGCAGGCACCGTCGCGGCCAGCCACCCCGGCGTGGCCTATCAGGCCTTCGACCTCATCGAGGTCGCGCCCGATCGTATCCAGGAGATGCTCTCCGAGGTCCTGGCGCTGTTCGAGCGCGGGGTCCTGCGGCCGCCGCCCATCACACCGTGCGACATTCGAAAGGCACCGCACGCCTTCCGCACGCTCGCTCAAGCACGGCACGTCGGGAAATTCGTCCTCACCCTTCCGCGACCTCTCGACCCGGAGGGCACGGTGCTCATCACGGGAGGGACCGGGATGCTCGGCTCCCTGCTGGCGCGCCATCTCGTGCAGCACCACGGGGTCAAACATCTTCTGCTCACGTCGCGTCAGGGCCCCCGCGCACCGGGCACCGACTCCCTCCAGCGCGAGCTCCAATCGGCCGGCGCCTCCGTCACGTTTGCCGCGTGCGATGCCGCCGACCGCAGCGCCCTCGAAGCGGTCTTCGCGTCCATCCCGAGCGAACACCCGCTCACCGCGGTCGTCCATGCCGCTGGAACCCTCGAGGATGGGGTGCTCGCGTCCCTCACGCCCGAGCGCCTCCATGCCGTCTTGCGCGCCAAGCTCGATGCTGCGCTCCACTTGCACGAGCTCACGTGCACGCTCGACCTCTCCGCCTTCGTCCTCTTCTCGTCCGTCGCGGGCCTTCTCGGCACTCCGGGCCAGGCCAACTACGCCGCCGCCAACGCCTTCCTCGATGGCCTCGCCCATCATCGAAGGGCCCGAGGCCTCGCCGCCCTTTCCCTCGACTGGGGGTACTGGGCCGACAAGTCCGCGATGACCGCTCACCTCGCCGACGCGGATCTCCAGCGCATGGCGCGCGGGGGCATCCGGCCCCTCGCCTCCGAGCAGGGCCTCGCGCTCTTCGATGCCGCGCTTGCTCGTTCCGACGCCGCCCTCGTCGCGGCGGCCTTCGACACCGTCGCCCTTCGCGCCCGCACCGAAGATCTCGCCCCGATGCTTCGAGGCTTGGTCCGCACCCACGCCGCACGGCCTGTCGCCAACCGCGCGGCGGCCGCCATGACGCTCCAACAGCGCCTCGTCTCGCTGCCTGCCGATGAGCGCAAACGCGCGTTGCTCGACCTCCTTCGCACGGAGGTTGGCGTCATCCTCGGTCTCCCTTCGTCCACCCCGATCGATCCCAACCGTCCTCTCAAGGAGCTCGGGCTCGATTCCCTCATGGCCGTCGAGCTACGCAACCGGCTCGCAACGGCGTCCCACCTGCGGCTCCCCGCGACCCTTCTCTTCGATTACCCCACTGCGCACGCGCTGGTGAAACTCTTGCTCGAGAAGCTCGTGCAGGACGAGCCTCGGTCCGAGGTGCCGATCGCTGCACAACTCGATGGGCTCGAACGCGCGCTCCTCGCCATGGCCGAAAACGATGGCGCGCGCGCGCTGGCGATGGCGCGTCTGCGGTCGCTCGTGTCGAGATGGGGCGGCGCCCCGAATGGCGGGACCGAGCTGGCACCCCGCAACGATTTCGAGTCCGCAACCGACGAACAACTCTTTGCGACCTTCGACGAGGAATTCACAGGGCAGGTCAATGAACAGTACTGA